The proteins below come from a single Mustela nigripes isolate SB6536 chromosome 14, MUSNIG.SB6536, whole genome shotgun sequence genomic window:
- the CA6 gene encoding carbonic anhydrase 6, whose product MMALVALVALLFLGAQAQHGSEWSYSEGALDELHWPREYPTCGGRRQSPINLERRKVQYNPSLKALNLTGYGVQEGEFRMINNGHTVQISLPPTMRMTAPDGTQYTAEQMHFHWGGASSEIRGSEHTIDGIRFVAEIHIVHYNSKYESYDRAQSEPDGLAVLAALIEVKDHGENTYYSNFIAHLNNIQYPGQSTVLSDLDILHMLPGGIQHYYSYNGSLTTPPCTENVHWFVLAHHVPLSRAQIWKLENSILDHHNKTLHNDYRSIQPLNNRVVETNLMNFPHLLYNLGVPALHKKAQQMVRILEKTY is encoded by the exons ATGATGGCTCTGGTGGCTCTGGTGGCTCTGCTCTTCCTGGGGGCCCAGGCCCAGCACGGGTCTGAGTGGAGCTACTCAG AGGGGGCGCTGGATGAACTGCATTGGCCAAGGGAGTACCCCACCTGCGGCGGGAGGAGACAGTCCCCCATCAACCTGGAGAGGAGAAAAGTTCAGTACAACCCTTCCCTGAAGGCTCTGAACCTGACAGGCTACGGGGTCCAGGAGGGCGAGTTCCGCATGATCAACAACGGCCACACAG TGCAGATCAGCCTGCCTCCGACCATGCGCATGACGGCCCCCGACGGCACCCAGTACACAGCCGAGCAGATGCATTTCCACTGGGGTGGAGCGTCCTCAGAGATCAGGGGCTCTGAGCACACCATCGACGGCATCCGATTTGTGGCGGAG ATTCACATTGTTCACTACAATTCCAAATACGAGAGCTACGACAGAGCGCAGAGTGAACCAGACGGCTTGGCTGTGCTGGCAGCCCTCATTGAG GTCAAGGATCACGGTGAAAACACTTACTACAGCAACTTCATTGCCCACCTGAACAACATCCAGTATCCAG GACAAAGCACGGTTCTGAGTGACCTTGACATTCTGCACATGCTCCCCGGGGGCATCCAGCACTACTACAGCTACAATGGGTCACTCACCACTCCTCCCTGCACTGAGAACGTCCACTGGTTTGTGCTGGCCCATCACGTGCCGCTCTCCAGAGCACAG ATTTGGAAGCTAGAAAACTCCATATTGGATCACCACAACAAGACCCTCCACAATGACTACCGGAGCATCCAGCCCCTGAACAACAGAGTGGTGGAAACCAACCTCATGAATTTCCCTCACCTAC TGTATAATCTAGGAGTTCCAGCTTTACATAAAAAAGCTCAACAAATGGTTCGAATTCTCGAGAAGACTTACTGA